GGGGTTGGGGTGTGAGGTCGTTTTGTGATGGAGAAGTCCACCCTGATCCTACGACCATCCAGTTCCATGCCATTGGCTCGTTCCTTTGCCTGACAGTGAACAAACATATAAATTACCTCTTTAAACCCAGAGAATATTCCAAAAACAGCTTTGCCATGGGCCTTTGTCAACTCATTTTCTTATACCTCTTTAGCATCATCTTTGTTCTCgaagtaaacaaaagaaaagcccCTGGAGCGCCTCGACTGCTGGTCatacacaatacagacatctGCCAAGGGACCGTATTTAGAGAAGACTTCCCTCAGATCCCTCTCTGTGGTGTACAAGCTCAGGCCAAACACTCCCAGGCAACAGTTTGGATCTGGATTAGCCTGCAATTTTAAAGATATTAAGGTTCTGATATGATCatatactttaatttaattaaccATTGGAAGAGTCCTTCATACTCAtaacaaaaatgtgttgtttattttttcaattgagtttctttattattattaaattctGAATTAGTATATAGTAGTGTTATGACATTATGCAGGAAGAACACAGGCAAAGCTGACTGACTTAAATTATGACAAAGGTCTTGTACCCACGAGGGCCATTGAGCACTTACACGGTTGCCGATGTGCCTGCGGCGGTTGGACATGGGTGAGCGACTATGGCTCCTGCGTCGCCGCTCTCCACTGTAGGACCTACTGTGAGATCGCCGACGATAGGACCTTGAGCGGGAACGAGATCGGCTATAGTGTCTGCGTGAGCCACGGTGGGAATGGGACCTGTATAGCCAGAAATACTTAAACATTCATATTGGTTCTATGGTTATTCACATCCAATTTCACTACGACTGCTTTAAAAGACAGACAAGCATCCATATATCCAGTCTGTCAACAAGGGAAGAGttttcactgtcactgtaaCTCCAAAAAAATTGACACTCACCCAGATTTGGACCTGGACCGTGACCGAGATTTAGAGTGGGAGCCTTCTTTTGAACGGGCAGGCGAGCGAGCCGGGGAGCGGCTTGCCGACTTCCCTGAGCCCCGTGGACTCACGCTCCTGGATGCAGAGCGAGACTCCTGAAGGaaccacacacaccaacacacctCTTATCAGCACCAATGAGAGGACAAACTGAGAAATTTGCCTAAATAACTCTATTTAGTAAAAAATTAAGACTATCCTGTGAAAAGTACAGAAAAGAACAGAATTTAGAATTGTGGATTAGGAATGCAGGTAATGCTATTTTTGTAGCCATGACATCAATATGATTACATTAATCAATATAATTAAATTGTCAACAtgatgaaaaaacagaaatttgtgTAAAAATTGCAATGATTTAAACTAATGTGTGTAGTATTCAATAACAAGAACATGCACGCATTTGACAAACAGACCAGAAAATTACTTAGCACAGTGACCATATCCAGATTACTTCCTTAACTTCATTTCTGTAACTTCATTACTTCATATTATTCTTCTTTCTTCAATTGTCTTACTTCTTCTTACTTCCCCCATCTCACACACTGCCCACACTTCTTCCCTCCTCATGTTTTAGCATGCATTCAACAATTCAGCTTCACACATCTGAGCTTCATATTATTGAAAATAAAGTGGACATGAGACTTCTTCCGCATTTTCTTCGTCCAATCTTAACctttatgaaaaagaaaaggatgaaGAATATATGACTACAATTAAAACGGCACCCTCATTCAACTTTTAATGTGTTATTACGATCTTATGACATGCATGGGAATGTTTAAGACCACATAATACAAATCTTTAATGTTAGTTCTATACATATTTCACTTTCAGTGGTTCTAAATTCACTGTTCACTGTCCTAGCAGCCACATTGAGTTAGAAGTGTATGAAGCATCTTAGATGCGAACATTAACAAAGGAAGATGTGATAGTCTTGAAAACTGCTGCCAAAACTGAAAGGTAAGCAAATGAACACACGTTCATCAAATTTTTCCACTCTGGTTGTATCTTGATACGTTGGTAAGATGTCAGACACCTGAGTCCGTCTGCATCaggaaaacagaacaaacaataTTGTCCTATACACGTACACATTCACAAAGACAGAATAATATGCGATATgattacttttcatttttacctTTCCATTTCTTTTGCAATAAATGAATTGTGTTCCTTCTTAAATGGATCCTAGAAACATCATTTCTGTCAAGTGGCCTCTAAGGCATGAAAGTGTATATCAAACCACTGAATGTGAATAATACCTACTCAAGATTACACCCCACCAACAGATccttaatttttaaaaataaatcttggCTTAAGGTAGCCCAAACGACCTTAAGATGCTGCTTCTATTCATTTGTATTGACTTGCATCACTAgcactgaggagacagacatgACACCTTGGGAGCCAAACTTCAGCACAAAGCTGCAGATATACCAAAGAGAAACTATTTAAACACAgtgtcacacacaaaaatatatactcGTTGTGGCCTTTACTTGCACtaaaaaaaagtcaggggaGTAAGATAATAAATGCACAACTATAATGGGAAatgggaatttaaaaaaatgtttgactgaCTATAAGTTGCAGTTATCTAGCCTGTTAAGCAAACTACTTCCATATACTTCATGTACATATGCTCCTCCCAAGCCTGTGAACCCTGCCAAACACTGACAAGGCACAAGCAGGCCAAAATTCAAAGACATAACAGACAAACATAGAAATGGCATTAAAGTCTGGCCATTATAGTGCTGTGCATAGCGGATGCAACTTGCAAAGAACAGTACACGGGGTTTAGCTACTACTCTAGAGTGGTTTTTGAACCACCGCaaattgttctttgttttgtaaGATGTGCAGACACGATGGTCAGTCCACTGACAGAGGGTATGAATCTAATCTGGCAACCTGCTGCTTGCAGTATCGTATCACTATGTTGCCAAGAAGTAGACATACTGGGGGCTGAATGTGCGAGTTAATGcaaatgaagaagaagacatCTTGAGGTCGTTCGCTGTCGTTTTAAATGATTCAAATGTTTAACACATTATGTCGTTTGACTGACACGTTGCCGCGCCCAAAAATTGAGAAACCATAATGACATTATAAGATTAATGTTAGCAAACGTTAATTCACATCATTCAATAGAGCTCTTATCTACTATCTCCAATTACAGCTTACTATCATATTACAATTactaaattttaatttattggGCTAATTTCTTCTGGAGAATTCGACATAGAAGTGATATTCATTTCGGTCTGTTGAATTAACTATTAACGTTATATTCAAGATGTTTAGCTCGTCTGACTGCTTTTATAACGCTATTTGCCAACATAGCTAAAATGATGCTGATAAAAAATTAATGTTAACGATAAACATCCAACCCCTCATTGTGATTATCCACAGGTTTGGGTTTTAATAACTGGGTTGGCCGGCTGGTTGGCTAAAGTTGGTATCAACATCGCAGCCTACTGCAATCCCCATACTTAAAGACAGGGCCATGGCCTAGCTAGCGTTGACAAGCTAgcgttagccagctagctaacgAATATTAGCAGGCGCTATCATTTACTGTACATCGCCTGTGGCTCATTTTAGTCATCTAATAttagcaaataaaaataaaaatggcatgtttatgttttataaaataacTGATAATCCAGTAACGGATTTCGATTGGAGAGTtacgctagctagctaacgttagctaaccaGTATTAGCcaacacaatatgaagacttaACGTTACCATTTCATTTCCATACAAGCCGAATAATTTGTTAGCTCCATAAAAACGTTTCAAAGCCTTCAAAGCTCATACGTACCCGCTCGCCATAACCTTTATCGTTATCGCTCATTTTTTGTGACACAGCGTATATAGCTATTTaaatgacagatttttttccctggtgctaaccagctagcttagctacaatctacagtatgtgtgtgtatgtgctgctATGCTGCAGCAGCGACTGTAAACGTTAGCTCCCCGTCCTTCAGACTTTCGCTGGATATGGATAACGGGATAGGTGCCATGCTGGGGGCACATGACCACGATATGCAATTACATTCTTCCATAATGTACTATTTCCTTATCGAAGCTCGTTAAAGTTTGTTCAAAGCACGACACTAAAGCAGTTACAGTTTTGGCTTGCCATTCAAGTGACTGTCAAAGAGGAGACAACATAACTCTAACGGAAGTAAGACATGGACTTTCGCAAAAGttgattaaatattttgaatttcaACAGTTAGGTCAAAATTTCCAATCTTACTCTGTTATAATATGGTTGACTACTGTGAAACAACACATAGGGGACAATGATTAGGAGGAGGTTTTGAGATTAATGTACTGGAAATTAATCAAGTTCActaaatcttttattttgagGGCTTTACAATCAAGCAACTGACcaaattgtaaaaacaacattgtcCTCTAAATGAAAACACGAAGCACATAATGTTAAAAATCAGTTGGAGATGTAGTGGCTTATTAAGCCATCATAAAAACAGTTATATTGATAAGTGGTCTTTTTGAATACAGAGAACCtaactgcatgttttttgtACTTGAGACACCAATTTTGTCAAAGCCACTCATGGAGTATAAGAAGAAGTCAGTGCATTTAGCTGGTGTTCTATTTAAGCAAGGtattgaaagtgttttttttaaataaaattcttAGAAATAATgatcataataataacaattatttcTTACCTTCTATCGCTCGCTGTTTCATAATTTTGTGCTTTCACCTGTGGCCCGATAAGACCAGTTTTGGAAGATAAAGATTTTTCACATGTTGTCAGCACTAGGAACACATACCATTAACACCATACCACAGTGCTTACTGAATGTTCCTGTTATCTGATAGTCACCTATTTACTATGTTTCATCTTTTCCCTCTTCCACTGCAGCTTTATTTATGCAGTGAAGAGCAGAAAATGATGCATGGAATCCTGTGGATAAGAAGAAGGTAAGATGTGACTGTTTATTCATAGGTGCTACTCACTGGATTGTAAGGTGGCAGAGGTACAGGGAAGCACCTCAAAGACCAGTGGTGCAGTggtgtttgatttgatttgtccTATTTAAATCTCCTGACACTTACTGGGTGTAGTGCTAGTTCTTTTTGGTTTAATAAAACCCTAAATCATTCCACATGGGTAAATGCACGTAAAGGGGATCTGTCATTTTGACACAAATCTGAACAGAAAAGCATAATCTGGTCACAC
This Siniperca chuatsi isolate FFG_IHB_CAS linkage group LG12, ASM2008510v1, whole genome shotgun sequence DNA region includes the following protein-coding sequences:
- the tra2b gene encoding transformer-2 protein homolog beta isoform X1, whose product is MSDNDKGYGERESRSASRSVSPRGSGKSASRSPARSPARSKEGSHSKSRSRSRSKSGSHSHRGSRRHYSRSRSRSRSYRRRSHSRSYSGERRRRSHSRSPMSNRRRHIGNRANPDPNCCLGVFGLSLYTTERDLREVFSKYGPLADVCIVYDQQSRRSRGFSFVYFENKDDAKEAKERANGMELDGRRIRVDFSITKRPHTPTPGIYMGRPTYGGGGPSGPRRSSRDYDRGYDRGYDRSGYDRYDDRDYYRSYRRRSPSPYYRGAYRSRSRSRSYSPRRY
- the tra2b gene encoding transformer-2 protein homolog beta isoform X2 translates to MSDNDKGYGERESRSASRSVSPRGSGKSASRSPARSPARSKEGSHSKSRSRSRSKSGSHSHRGSRRHYSRSRSRSRSYRRRSHSRSYSGERRRRSHSRSPMSNRRRHIGNRANPDPNCCLGVFGLSLYTTERDLREVFSKYGPLADVCIVYDQQSRRSRGFSFVYFENKDDAKEAKERANGMELDGRRIRVDFSITKRPHTPTPGIYMGRPTYGGGGPSGPRRSSRDYDRGYDRGYDRSGYDRYDDRDYYRSYRRSPSPYYRGAYRSRSRSRSYSPRRY
- the tra2b gene encoding transformer-2 protein homolog beta isoform X3 — its product is MVTVLSNFLESRSASRSVSPRGSGKSASRSPARSPARSKEGSHSKSRSRSRSKSGSHSHRGSRRHYSRSRSRSRSYRRRSHSRSYSGERRRRSHSRSPMSNRRRHIGNRANPDPNCCLGVFGLSLYTTERDLREVFSKYGPLADVCIVYDQQSRRSRGFSFVYFENKDDAKEAKERANGMELDGRRIRVDFSITKRPHTPTPGIYMGRPTYGGGGPSGPRRSSRDYDRGYDRGYDRSGYDRYDDRDYYRSYRRRSPSPYYRGAYRSRSRSRSYSPRRY